One window of Macrococcus sp. 19Msa1099 genomic DNA carries:
- a CDS encoding cation diffusion facilitator family transporter has protein sequence MRRTNSPEYFHHVEHLKKQNQSRRTLWASLLITLFFTVVEVVGGILSNSLALLSDSMHMLSDVLALGLSMIAIYFASKKPTSNHTFGFLRLEILAAFLNGLALVVISIGICYEGIMRMIHPQAVDVKLMLIISTIGLIVNIILTFILMRSLKGEDNINVQSALWHFIGDLLNSVGVIVAVAVIYFTGWVLVDPILSILISIIIFRGGYKIVRNAWIILMERVPEGYDSDAIIADIKAFDGVLDVHEFHLWAITTEHYSITAHIVVDNLDGVRNYELINAISNMLKDKYKLGHSTLQVEHLQKNHLDDPYFDNIKKEIE, from the coding sequence ATGAGAAGAACAAATTCACCGGAGTATTTCCATCACGTAGAGCATTTAAAGAAACAGAATCAATCGAGAAGAACCTTATGGGCGTCATTGCTGATTACGTTATTCTTCACGGTTGTAGAGGTCGTAGGGGGAATCCTGTCAAATTCACTTGCATTGCTTTCTGATTCAATGCATATGTTAAGTGATGTTCTTGCTCTTGGGTTATCGATGATTGCGATATATTTTGCGAGTAAGAAACCAACTTCAAATCACACATTCGGCTTTTTAAGGCTGGAAATATTAGCTGCATTTCTAAATGGTCTTGCTTTAGTGGTCATTTCAATCGGCATCTGTTATGAAGGTATTATGCGTATGATTCATCCGCAAGCGGTAGATGTCAAGCTTATGCTTATCATCTCTACTATCGGTTTAATTGTCAATATCATCCTTACATTTATCTTGATGCGCTCACTTAAAGGTGAAGATAATATTAATGTGCAAAGCGCACTATGGCATTTTATTGGCGATCTACTGAATTCGGTAGGAGTAATTGTAGCTGTTGCAGTTATTTACTTTACAGGCTGGGTTTTGGTAGACCCAATTTTAAGTATACTGATTTCAATCATTATCTTCCGTGGAGGCTATAAGATTGTACGTAATGCTTGGATTATCTTAATGGAGCGCGTTCCAGAAGGGTATGATTCAGATGCGATTATTGCAGATATTAAAGCATTTGACGGTGTACTGGATGTGCACGAATTCCATCTATGGGCTATTACGACAGAACATTACTCGATTACAGCACACATTGTTGTAGATAATTTAGACGGTGTACGAAACTATGAACTGATCAATGCAATTAGTAACATGCTTAAAGACAAATACAAGCTTGGGCATAGTACATTACAAGTTGAACATTTACAGAAGAATCATCTCGATGATCCTTACTTTGATAATATTAAGAAGGAGATAGAATAA
- a CDS encoding winged helix-turn-helix domain-containing protein: protein MLETLMIDNLPQLKCVSDPFRIKLLELIATKPKTGQQLADELDIPRAKIHYHLAELEKNGIIEIVKTEQKHSIIQKFYAPVAKTLIPSPDLLKFSDCALKKSKEHAFNLQLNDKSFTEFKKELKKYIKKASDKNGNTTYRVTIKKEVE from the coding sequence ATGTTAGAAACTTTAATGATTGATAATTTGCCTCAGTTGAAATGTGTAAGCGACCCATTCCGTATTAAACTCCTTGAACTGATCGCGACTAAACCTAAGACAGGACAGCAATTAGCTGATGAACTGGACATTCCCCGTGCAAAGATTCATTATCATCTCGCAGAACTTGAAAAGAACGGAATAATTGAAATCGTTAAAACAGAACAAAAACATAGCATCATTCAGAAGTTCTATGCACCGGTAGCAAAGACATTAATACCCTCACCAGATTTACTTAAGTTCAGTGACTGCGCTTTAAAGAAATCAAAAGAACACGCATTTAATCTACAACTTAACGACAAATCTTTCACTGAATTTAAAAAAGAACTTAAGAAATATATTAAGAAAGCATCAGATAAAAATGGCAATACAACTTATAGGGTGACAATTAAAAAGGAGGTAGAATAA
- the cdaA gene encoding diadenylate cyclase CdaA: protein MQLTHVFDNLSTIKVITGIIDLLIVWYVIYLMINAIKGTKAIQLLKGIFFILIGKLISDSLGLTTTSKIFDMVIDWGFLAIIVIFQPELRRALEQLGRGSLFKRNAANLKVSQAKLTDAMVKSIQYMAKRRIGALIVFEKETGLQDYIETGIPIYADISTELMINIFIPNTPLHDGAMIIRGDKIAVAASYLPLSDSSKIQKSLGTRHRAAVGISEVSDAFTVVVSEETGDISVTYNGRLRKDVSLEVLEALLTEHWFSAHLSKKGVVK, encoded by the coding sequence ATGCAATTGACGCATGTTTTTGATAACTTGAGTACGATAAAAGTTATCACAGGCATCATTGACCTCTTAATTGTATGGTATGTTATCTACCTTATGATCAATGCAATCAAGGGTACGAAAGCAATACAATTATTAAAGGGTATCTTCTTTATTCTGATTGGTAAATTAATCAGTGACTCTTTAGGTTTAACAACCACTTCTAAGATATTTGATATGGTAATCGACTGGGGATTCCTGGCCATTATCGTTATTTTTCAGCCAGAATTAAGAAGAGCGCTCGAGCAGTTAGGTCGAGGAAGTTTGTTCAAACGTAATGCAGCAAATTTAAAGGTGAGTCAGGCTAAGCTGACAGATGCGATGGTGAAATCCATTCAGTATATGGCAAAGCGTCGTATAGGTGCTTTAATTGTCTTTGAAAAGGAAACAGGGTTGCAAGATTACATAGAAACAGGGATACCGATTTATGCAGATATCTCTACAGAATTAATGATTAATATCTTTATTCCAAATACGCCGCTCCATGATGGTGCGATGATTATTCGAGGCGATAAGATTGCAGTTGCTGCGAGTTACCTGCCGTTATCAGATAGCTCTAAGATACAAAAGAGCCTTGGAACGAGACATCGTGCAGCTGTTGGTATATCAGAAGTATCTGATGCATTTACAGTTGTTGTCTCGGAGGAGACAGGCGATATATCTGTTACTTACAATGGCAGACTGCGCAAAGATGTATCACTTGAAGTGCTGGAGGCACTGCTTACAGAACATTGGTTCAGCGCCCACTTATCTAAGAAAGGTGTGGTGAAATAA
- a CDS encoding CdaR family protein has product MLENKWGLRLVAFLLALGIFLQVNNVFEVIGNDQFSQTQQTVITDVPVKTVYDDENLYLSGAPKTVNVKISGPQSIVKKTQSLMDFTVELDLSNSKVGDYKKSFKVTGISDKLKYEVIPKEANVSLSEKIKDTRKVEAEISSSRIASGYELVGQEVDPSQVTIIGGEDEINKIAYVKATLSESEKLTKSTTSQAEVNVFDASLNKLDVTVKPSKVKVNTKIVPTSKVVDIEAQETGKLSSGLKLKSLKLSEDKVELFGKRSVLDGIGSLTIDVDLSKVTESTTIKQKLALPKDVTSSNPETVEINIEVTKN; this is encoded by the coding sequence ATGTTAGAGAATAAATGGGGATTAAGACTCGTTGCATTTTTACTTGCACTCGGCATCTTTTTACAAGTGAATAATGTGTTTGAAGTTATCGGCAATGATCAATTCTCACAGACACAGCAGACGGTTATTACCGATGTTCCCGTGAAGACGGTCTATGACGATGAAAACTTATATTTATCCGGAGCACCGAAGACCGTCAACGTTAAAATAAGTGGCCCTCAATCTATCGTTAAGAAGACTCAGAGCTTAATGGACTTTACGGTTGAGCTGGATTTGTCCAATTCTAAAGTTGGGGATTACAAGAAATCATTTAAAGTGACAGGCATCTCTGATAAATTAAAATACGAAGTTATTCCGAAAGAAGCAAACGTATCCTTATCTGAAAAGATAAAAGATACGAGAAAAGTAGAAGCAGAAATTAGTTCTTCACGTATTGCCTCAGGGTATGAGCTTGTCGGACAGGAGGTTGACCCTTCACAAGTGACGATTATCGGAGGAGAAGATGAGATAAACAAGATTGCTTATGTAAAAGCAACGTTATCAGAATCTGAGAAATTAACAAAATCAACAACTTCTCAAGCTGAAGTTAACGTATTTGATGCAAGCTTGAATAAACTAGATGTTACTGTAAAACCTAGCAAGGTTAAAGTTAACACAAAAATTGTGCCGACATCAAAAGTAGTAGACATAGAAGCACAAGAGACAGGTAAGCTTTCTTCAGGACTTAAGTTAAAGTCGCTGAAGCTATCTGAAGATAAAGTAGAACTCTTTGGTAAACGTTCTGTGCTAGATGGGATAGGCAGTTTAACAATTGATGTAGACTTATCTAAAGTTACTGAAAGTACTACGATCAAGCAGAAATTAGCGTTACCTAAAGACGTTACAAGTTCTAATCCGGAAACTGTTGAAATTAATATTGAAGTAACTAAAAATTAA
- the glmM gene encoding phosphoglucosamine mutase, whose translation MGKYFGTDGVRGVANSELTPELAFKLGRFGGYVLAHNDTEKPTVVVGRDTRISGVMLESALVAGLLSTGAEVMRLGVITTPGVAYLTREMNAQAGVMISASHNPVQDNGIKFFGADGFKLSDAQEAEIEALLDTEEDTLPRPVGVELGHTSDYFEGGHRYLSYLKSTIEGDLEGLKIALDGAHGSTYSLAPYLFGDLEADTATIGCNPDGNNINDGVGSTHPEKLAELVLDTDSDFGLAFDGDGDRIIAVDEQGQIVDGDQIMFILAQDMDARGELKDRMVVSTVMSNLGFYKGLESLNIKSDKTKVGDRYVVEEMRRSSYNLGGEQSGHIVMMDHNTTGDGLLTGIHLASIVKRSGKTLSELAGQMTKYPQRLVNIKVSDKHAVEQNEHVAAVIKEVEDEMNGEGRVLVRPSGTEPLVRVMVEAKTDEDAERFVNKISDVVREHMGL comes from the coding sequence ATGGGTAAATATTTTGGGACAGACGGTGTAAGAGGCGTTGCAAACAGCGAATTAACACCAGAGCTAGCATTTAAACTAGGACGTTTTGGGGGATATGTACTTGCGCATAACGATACAGAAAAACCGACTGTCGTTGTCGGTAGAGATACACGTATCTCAGGAGTGATGTTAGAGTCAGCACTTGTTGCAGGACTATTATCAACAGGAGCTGAAGTCATGCGTTTAGGCGTTATTACAACGCCTGGAGTTGCGTACTTAACACGTGAGATGAATGCACAAGCGGGGGTTATGATCTCAGCGAGTCATAACCCTGTACAAGATAATGGTATCAAGTTCTTTGGTGCAGATGGGTTTAAACTTAGTGATGCACAAGAAGCGGAGATTGAAGCATTGCTTGATACTGAAGAAGACACGTTACCACGACCTGTCGGTGTAGAACTTGGACATACTTCAGATTACTTTGAAGGTGGACACCGTTATTTAAGCTACTTGAAATCAACGATTGAAGGTGACCTTGAAGGATTGAAGATTGCACTTGATGGTGCACATGGTTCTACGTATTCACTTGCACCATACTTATTTGGTGACCTTGAAGCGGATACTGCAACAATCGGATGTAATCCAGATGGTAATAATATCAATGACGGCGTTGGCTCAACGCACCCAGAAAAACTTGCAGAATTAGTGTTAGATACTGATAGCGACTTTGGACTTGCATTCGATGGTGATGGCGACCGTATTATTGCAGTCGATGAGCAAGGTCAAATCGTCGATGGTGACCAGATTATGTTTATCTTAGCACAGGATATGGATGCTAGAGGAGAACTTAAAGACCGTATGGTCGTGTCTACAGTTATGAGTAACCTTGGATTCTATAAAGGATTAGAATCTTTAAATATTAAGTCTGATAAGACGAAAGTTGGCGACCGTTACGTAGTAGAAGAAATGCGTCGTAGTTCATACAACTTAGGTGGCGAGCAGTCAGGACATATCGTAATGATGGATCATAATACGACAGGAGATGGCCTGTTAACTGGAATTCATCTCGCAAGCATTGTGAAACGTTCTGGAAAGACTTTAAGTGAACTTGCAGGTCAAATGACAAAGTATCCACAACGACTTGTAAATATCAAAGTATCTGATAAGCATGCTGTTGAACAAAACGAACACGTAGCAGCAGTGATTAAGGAAGTTGAAGATGAAATGAACGGAGAAGGCCGTGTATTAGTACGTCCATCTGGAACTGAACCGTTAGTACGTGTAATGGTCGAAGCGAAGACAGATGAAGATGCAGAGCGCTTCGTTAATAAAATTAGTGATGTTGTAAGAGAACATATGGGGTTATAA
- the glmS gene encoding glutamine--fructose-6-phosphate transaminase (isomerizing), translating to MCGIVGYIGTEDAKEILLKGLEKLEYRGYDSAGIAVRNGEDVRVYKEKGRIAELRKVVDSNFDTTTGIGHTRWATHGVPNHENSHPHQSESERFTLVHNGVIENYEQLKNEYLSGVTFKSDTDTEIIVQLIEHFSKQGLETEAAFVQVLKLLHGSYALGLLDTQNPDVIYVAKNKSPLLVGLGDGFNVIASDAMAMLQVTDTYTELHDGEVVLVTKESIDIKDLEGKKVKRKPYKAEIDASDIEKGTYAHYMLKEINEQPAAMRNIIQEYQDEKGNLKIDKDIVKAVRKADRIHIIACGTSYNAGLVGKEYLEKWAGIPTEVHVASEFVYNMPLLSKKPLFIFISQSGETADSRAVLVATKKLGHPALTITNVAGSTLSREADHTLILHAGPEIAVASTKAYTAQIAVLSILAQVAAADAGIDTGIDLLPELAKVTSAITTVIDDAELMEKIAKDFLATTRNCFFIGRTMDYYVGVEGALKLKEISYIQTEGFAGGELKHGTIALIEEGTPVIALATQERVNLSIRGNVKEVVARGAHPCIISMDGLNQEGDTYVIPHVHEMLAPLVSVVTTQLIAYYAALHRGADVDKPRNLAKSVTVE from the coding sequence ATGTGTGGTATCGTAGGTTATATTGGAACAGAGGATGCAAAAGAGATCCTTTTAAAAGGTTTAGAAAAATTAGAATATCGTGGGTATGATTCAGCAGGTATCGCTGTACGTAACGGAGAAGATGTACGTGTCTACAAAGAGAAAGGCCGTATCGCAGAACTTCGTAAAGTTGTAGATTCAAACTTTGATACAACGACTGGTATTGGACATACGCGTTGGGCAACACATGGTGTACCAAATCACGAAAACTCTCATCCGCATCAATCTGAAAGCGAGCGTTTCACATTAGTGCATAACGGTGTGATCGAGAACTACGAGCAATTAAAGAATGAATATTTATCAGGTGTGACATTTAAATCAGATACTGATACAGAAATTATCGTTCAACTTATAGAACACTTCTCTAAACAAGGTTTAGAAACAGAAGCAGCTTTCGTTCAAGTATTAAAATTATTACATGGTTCATATGCATTAGGTTTATTAGATACACAGAACCCAGACGTTATCTACGTTGCGAAGAACAAATCTCCTTTACTTGTAGGTTTAGGTGATGGATTCAACGTTATCGCATCAGACGCGATGGCGATGTTACAAGTAACAGATACTTATACAGAATTACACGATGGTGAAGTTGTTCTTGTAACGAAAGAAAGCATCGACATCAAAGACCTAGAAGGTAAGAAAGTGAAACGTAAACCTTACAAAGCTGAAATCGATGCATCAGATATCGAAAAAGGAACATATGCACACTACATGCTTAAAGAAATTAACGAGCAGCCTGCTGCGATGCGTAATATCATCCAGGAATATCAAGATGAAAAAGGAAACTTAAAGATCGATAAAGATATCGTTAAAGCAGTACGTAAAGCGGACCGTATCCATATCATTGCCTGTGGTACATCTTATAATGCAGGTCTTGTTGGTAAAGAATACTTAGAGAAATGGGCAGGTATTCCAACAGAGGTACATGTCGCTTCTGAATTCGTCTACAACATGCCATTACTGTCTAAGAAACCATTGTTCATCTTTATCTCACAATCAGGCGAGACAGCGGATAGCCGTGCAGTATTAGTGGCAACGAAGAAATTAGGACACCCTGCACTGACAATTACAAACGTAGCTGGTTCAACATTATCACGTGAAGCGGATCATACATTGATTCTTCATGCAGGACCTGAGATTGCAGTTGCGTCTACAAAGGCTTACACTGCACAGATCGCGGTATTATCAATCTTAGCGCAAGTCGCTGCAGCAGATGCAGGTATTGATACTGGTATTGATCTATTACCAGAACTTGCGAAAGTGACTTCAGCGATTACAACAGTGATCGATGATGCTGAATTAATGGAGAAAATTGCAAAGGACTTCTTAGCAACTACACGTAACTGTTTCTTCATCGGACGTACGATGGATTATTACGTAGGTGTTGAGGGTGCGTTAAAGCTTAAAGAAATCTCTTACATCCAGACAGAAGGATTTGCAGGTGGGGAGTTAAAGCACGGTACAATCGCATTAATTGAAGAAGGAACACCAGTTATTGCATTAGCAACTCAAGAACGCGTGAACTTATCAATCCGCGGTAACGTGAAAGAAGTTGTAGCTCGTGGTGCACATCCATGTATCATTTCAATGGATGGATTAAATCAAGAAGGCGACACTTATGTGATTCCTCATGTTCATGAAATGCTAGCGCCATTAGTATCGGTTGTAACAACACAGTTAATCGCATACTATGCAGCGTTACACCGTGGAGCAGACGTAGATAAACCACGTAACTTAGCAAAATCTGTAACAGTTGAATAA
- a CDS encoding zinc-ribbon domain-containing protein, which yields MKKFCTNCGQEAPLSHKVCTNCGTPLPPQESEVTHNSTTPEPLQSRQKEKVQENKKKKKPVWPFLLIGLLLTALIGAYFFLNHKYSPETHAKSIETAINDKDYQSLSNLLTVGQDGIAEEEAKAFATVIEKSGKKDEFMNELHGAAQGKNETTIQIGEHDVLDLKRNGKYFSVFPKYNFEPVLHKVSIDGKEDAEIEFTFNGKKHTIAVADGKETEIGTFVAGKYALDAKKIIDGKSTDGTLDIDVLSEPQAQLAFDEHFINIKVEGDSKLDASETQVFVNDNEVDYNSNKTTYGPYKGDSLSIYAEGELDGKNFKTPTETLTDIDLAEGSNSVTLSFDEDDIDAYIAEKEQEKEETKTALERAEAAEARAKAAEERAKRNSNDDEDSDTESDSGSDIIMVETADDAIQAAEDHLSVSDLSDYGDVRTPEVKSFGYGFGIFDDDGDPVMSFDVYEDGTVVEYDETGEEIDRSNPYE from the coding sequence ATGAAGAAATTCTGTACAAACTGTGGTCAGGAAGCACCACTATCACACAAAGTATGCACGAACTGTGGTACACCACTTCCTCCTCAAGAAAGTGAAGTTACTCATAACAGTACGACACCAGAACCGCTTCAGAGCAGACAGAAAGAGAAAGTGCAGGAAAATAAGAAGAAAAAGAAACCTGTATGGCCATTTCTACTCATCGGACTGTTACTCACTGCACTCATCGGCGCATACTTCTTCCTAAATCATAAATATAGCCCTGAAACACATGCTAAATCTATCGAAACTGCCATCAATGACAAAGACTATCAATCACTCAGCAACTTGCTGACAGTCGGTCAAGATGGTATTGCTGAAGAAGAAGCGAAAGCCTTTGCAACGGTGATCGAAAAGTCTGGTAAGAAAGATGAGTTTATGAATGAACTTCATGGCGCTGCACAGGGTAAGAATGAAACTACGATTCAAATTGGTGAGCATGACGTCTTAGACTTAAAGCGTAACGGAAAATATTTCAGTGTGTTCCCTAAGTATAACTTCGAACCTGTACTCCATAAAGTATCGATTGACGGTAAAGAAGATGCAGAGATCGAATTTACGTTCAATGGCAAGAAACACACTATCGCTGTAGCAGATGGCAAAGAAACAGAAATCGGTACATTCGTAGCTGGAAAATATGCATTAGATGCGAAGAAGATAATAGACGGGAAGTCTACAGACGGGACGCTTGATATTGATGTTTTGTCAGAACCACAAGCCCAATTAGCATTCGATGAACATTTCATCAATATTAAGGTTGAAGGTGATAGTAAGCTTGATGCTTCAGAAACACAAGTATTCGTTAATGATAACGAAGTGGATTACAATAGTAATAAGACAACTTACGGACCATATAAAGGTGATTCATTAAGCATCTATGCTGAAGGTGAACTTGATGGCAAGAATTTCAAGACCCCTACAGAAACGTTAACAGACATCGATTTAGCTGAAGGTTCAAATAGCGTGACATTATCATTCGATGAAGATGATATCGATGCCTATATCGCAGAAAAAGAACAAGAGAAAGAAGAAACGAAGACAGCATTAGAACGTGCAGAAGCTGCTGAGGCACGCGCAAAAGCAGCCGAGGAACGTGCTAAAAGAAATTCAAATGATGATGAAGATTCTGATACTGAGTCTGACAGCGGATCTGATATTATTATGGTCGAAACAGCTGATGATGCAATACAGGCAGCTGAAGATCATCTTAGCGTATCTGATTTAAGTGACTACGGTGATGTCCGTACACCTGAGGTTAAGTCATTCGGATATGGTTTTGGTATCTTTGATGATGATGGCGACCCTGTGATGTCATTTGATGTGTATGAAGATGGAACAGTGGTTGAATACGATGAAACAGGAGAAGAGATCGATCGTTCTAATCCATATGAATAA
- a CDS encoding alpha/beta fold hydrolase, whose amino-acid sequence MTTIMKGAESYYHQGNNIGILLSHGFTGATFSMMPLAEAYSEAGYTVCLPRLAGHGTNLEDMAASTYEDWIESIEEGLTKLKEKCDTIIMSGLSMGGTLTLYMAAKHPEIKAIIPINAAVVIPYMHAAAHVDLDIIPGSGSDIKKQGVLEIGYKDTPVKSILEIRKLMRTVEESLFQIKCPALIFVSPEDHTVPAFNADLIYTSIHSECKHIIETPNSYHMSTLDNDKEFIIEQSLSFVETMING is encoded by the coding sequence ATGACTACAATAATGAAAGGTGCAGAAAGTTATTATCACCAGGGAAATAATATAGGGATATTGTTATCCCACGGTTTTACCGGGGCAACGTTCAGTATGATGCCACTTGCAGAAGCGTACAGTGAGGCAGGATATACGGTATGCTTACCTCGACTTGCCGGTCACGGTACAAACTTAGAGGATATGGCCGCTTCAACATATGAAGACTGGATTGAAAGCATTGAAGAAGGGCTAACAAAGCTTAAAGAAAAATGTGACACAATCATTATGTCAGGCTTATCCATGGGAGGGACGCTGACGCTTTATATGGCAGCAAAACATCCGGAGATTAAAGCGATTATTCCGATTAATGCAGCGGTTGTTATCCCGTATATGCACGCGGCAGCACATGTGGATCTCGATATTATACCGGGAAGCGGTAGCGATATTAAAAAGCAGGGTGTACTTGAAATCGGTTATAAAGATACACCGGTGAAAAGTATATTAGAGATTCGTAAGTTAATGCGTACTGTAGAAGAAAGTTTATTCCAGATTAAATGTCCTGCACTGATTTTCGTAAGCCCTGAAGATCATACTGTACCTGCATTTAATGCGGATCTAATCTATACGTCAATTCACAGTGAGTGTAAACACATCATTGAAACCCCGAATAGTTATCATATGTCTACACTTGATAACGACAAGGAATTCATTATAGAGCAATCACTTTCATTTGTAGAAACAATGATAAACGGTTGA
- a CDS encoding deoxyribonuclease I, whose protein sequence is MKLTVQELYDCLYDNLGPQGWWPAEDNFEIIIGAILVQNTNWRNVERSLSNLRNATQFDPERILNLHLSELQSLIRPSGFYTNKSAAIIAVLTWLKSHEYDFRAIDKLYTTELRNELLKLRGIGFETADVLLVYVFERVVFIADTYTRRLFNALGVQSKSYMDLYNKVTLPDTFTPLHAQEFHGLLDEFGKRYLTAKGVKGATFLDDYFL, encoded by the coding sequence ATGAAACTTACAGTACAGGAACTTTATGATTGTTTATATGATAATCTGGGGCCACAAGGATGGTGGCCGGCAGAAGATAATTTTGAAATTATCATTGGTGCGATTTTAGTTCAGAATACAAATTGGCGCAATGTAGAGCGCTCCTTATCGAATTTAAGAAACGCGACACAGTTCGATCCAGAACGCATATTAAATCTGCATCTTTCTGAATTACAAAGTCTGATCAGACCAAGCGGTTTCTATACGAATAAATCTGCTGCAATTATAGCAGTATTAACTTGGCTGAAAAGTCATGAATATGATTTCAGGGCGATTGATAAGCTATATACAACAGAGCTTCGTAACGAGCTGCTAAAACTTCGTGGTATTGGATTTGAAACGGCAGATGTGTTACTCGTATATGTATTCGAACGTGTCGTATTTATCGCTGACACATATACGAGACGCTTATTCAATGCGCTTGGTGTTCAAAGTAAAAGTTATATGGACCTATATAATAAGGTCACCTTACCTGACACATTTACACCGCTTCATGCGCAGGAATTTCACGGGCTACTGGATGAATTCGGTAAACGTTATTTAACCGCGAAAGGTGTGAAGGGTGCGACTTTTTTAGATGACTACTTCTTATGA